The genomic segment TGTTGTCATTGAAAGGGCATTGAGCGCATCCATCCCCACACAGCGCTGAAAGCAGCATCCAGTCTTTGCACCCAGAAGGCGTCCCATTTTACTTTTTTTCACCAAATCATCAATACTTTGATGAATATGGGTAAAACGGTTTATGACATTTCCGGTTATGTGTGATGTAGCCGTCATGATATCTTTGTATTCATCTTTCTGGGCAAGGGCATACGTCATGGCAACAGCATTGAGTGAGGGCTTAATGATGGGGTTATCAACGGTGTTTTCAATCTTCTGACCAAAAAGATACACGGTTCGCTTTAATGCTTTAATACTTTCAATATATTCGGCAGGGGTTTTGAGTGGCATAGGGAATCTCCTTTTTAAAAAGGTTAATGTACATTCATAAATGTAGCAGGCTCAAGATAATTGTCAATAAAATTTGTAAAAAATTAATTTTATGGATGCAGTTTAAGCCATGACACTATGTATTGCAAGATTAATTCAACATGCTTTTGTGACGTTAACGTATGGTCACCATCCGGGATGATGTGCATGGTATGGGGTACGCATAGATTTTTCTGAATGTCATGGGCATGGGTTACCGGAACAACATCGTCATTCTGCCCATGAATAATACACACAGGGATGTCAACACGGGGGATAAGTTTCACCAGTTCAGTGGTACTCATCTGCTGCAGTGATTGTGCATCAATTGTGTATTCGCCAACGGTTACATAATCACCTGAGATGCCTTGCGGAACTATCGCCCTGACCAAATGATTCAGATGCACTGGTGTTGCTATAAGGCTCATGCTTTTTATAGAAAAAATGTATGGCACGGTTGCTGCATAGTACAGCGCTATAGCACCCCCCATGCTTGAACCAATAATATGCAGGTTAGGGTTGTAGGTATTGGCGGCGTATTCCAGCACTGCATTGAGTTCGTCAGCACACTGTGGCAGCGCAATAGTAAGGGGGTTTACGGTTGTATAGTGACGTGTGTATCCGTAGCTGAAACTTATTACCGTATAGCCGCTGTCATGAAGAGATGGTGCAATCTGATTTATTTTATAAGCATCTTTGGAAGAAAAAAGCCCATGGCTGTACACAATGGTACCCACACTTTGAGCACAGGGGTACACGGTTGCATCTAAGGGGTCTTTATACGGAATGGTTATGGTGCGATAGCTCATGGTAGTTACTTGTGCGTGAGTAAAATGACCGGTTCAAAATATCCTTCTGAATTAATTCCATCAATGACGATAGACAATGGTTTTAATTCAAGCATTTTTTTGTTGTTTTTGGTTATTAATGTAGCATTGAAAAGGAAGTATGAAGATTTTACCAGAGCAAAACCAGTGGTAGTATTGACATTACAGCAACTGTCGGCATTTTTCATCTGGTTAATGTTAATGCGAATGGTTTGTGGATTATCAAATGTATATACACCTTTGAAGATCACAGCATTGGTCTGCATGTAGATAATACACACAGCCTGGTAATTTTTATAAAATCTGAATTCATATCCATAATTGCCACGATAGAGTAACTGCCACTTGCCATAAATGTCAGCAAACTGAAGTGTGTGAGCGGCGATAGTTACTGTTACAATGGCTATTGCAATATACAATTGTGATAATTTATTCATCTACTTCCCTTCATTTTTATTGTTTTACACAGTAAGAATAATCTAACTAATAATCAAGGAATTTTTTTAGTAGTAGCATTGTCTCTCATACTGGAGATGTACACTATTTTCATTATGAAATTTTTTAAGGAATTATTGCTGGATGTTGTTATAAATTTTATCGGGCAATGATATTGTTTATAAACCTATTGGGGATGACCTGACGCATAAAACTTATTTTTTCACTATCAGGTAATTGACAAATGAAAAGGGCTGCCCCACGGTTTGTTTTGCGACTGCCCCTATAGAACAATTTGTTGTTCACTATACTATCGTACTTCTAATGGCTGGTATGAGTTATGATGGATTTTACGTACAATGTCGCTGATTATATCATCTATTGTTGCGCAGCCTGTCAGTATCATGGCTTTTTTTAGCTCGGCCTGTAATGATTTAAGGTAATATGCAACAGCCTCAGAACCCATTCCCACGGCAGCAATAGCAATAGGTCTACCAATAAGCACATACTCAGCACCTAATGCTAATGCTTTTAAAATGTCAACACCAGTTCTGAAACCCCCGTCAATTAATATATGGATATGCCCCTGTACCTCGCGCACAATATCTTCTAATACATCCATGGTTCCAACCATCTCATCAAGTACCCTGCCCCCATGATTAGAAACTACAATTGCATGGGCACCTGCTTCAACAGCTATTGCAGCATCGCGCGGATTCATAATGCCTTTGAGTATAAATGGCAGGTGTGTGGATGATATAATGCTTTTAAGCTCGCTTAAGCTTTTGGGCTTTACTGCCTGATGTTTTAATTCCATGGTCTTGAATACAATGGCATCAATATCCATGCCCACGGCAACAGCGCCTGCAGCTTCTGCAGCCTGAATGCGTTTAATGATTTCATCGTTATTTGCTCGTGGTTTGAATATGGGTATGCCCATACCGCCAAATTGAGTTAAAGCTTCCATTGCTATTTTATACTTTTCCGGGTCTGCTCCGTCACCTAAGAATGCAATGGTACCTGCATCCATACAACCCTTGACCACGGCAATGTTGTAATCCAATTCATCTATCGCTCCGCCTAAATTGGTAACGGCTCCGGTAATGGGTGCTGCCATAACAGGGAAAGACAGGTTGATGCCAAACAGTGAAGTAGATGTGTCGGGATTGGTTACATCGTGAATGACGCGGGTATTGATTTTATAATTAAGGAGTGCTTCACTGTTTCGTTTAAATGAAGCGCCATTGCCTGCTCCACCCATGCCGGGGACTCCGCTGGCACAATCCTTGCCATTGCACTGTTTGCATACGTAGCATACTTTACGCAACCTCTCCCGTGCAGAAATATTGATGGTGTCCATGGAAAGTTCTGATTCATCACATATTTCTATTTTTATCATTTCTTTGCACTTACGAACAGCTTCTTCCGCTTCTTCCAGGGTGTCAGCAACGGCAATAATATGGCCTGCTTTTTCAACATTGGATGTTGGCTTTTTCACTTTATCACCAGGTTTTACATTAATGAATATTTCAGCAATGCCGGGAATCTTCAATGCTTCTTCTACACCGCATATCTTTTTTACTATTCCGGGTCTTGTGATGATTGCCCGCTCAATGGATACCCTGTTATACAATGGTTCAAGATTGCCTGGTTCCTGTCCCAATGCTACCTCAATAGCAGCACGCATTAAGTTAACGCCCGTTGAAAGTGGATAGGTATACGCTGACATAAAACCACCAGAAAGCCGTGCAGCCAGTTCCCCAATTTTTGGGCCATCCTTGGTTATTTTAATATCGCCTTTGGCACAGCCTAAATGAATCCCCAAAGCTTTGATGCCAGCCTTCATCACTTCACAGGCACTGTCCTGCACCTCTTTTGGCAACTGTGAAGGCATGGTGTGGCCTGTTTCAACAAAGTGGGGAGGATATTCAATGATACGGTCGGCAATACCGGTGAAGGTCACTTCCCCATTGAAAACAACAGCGTCAATGGATAATTCATGACCTTCCATAAATTCTTCTATTATCAATTCACCACTGGGAGATGCACTTTTGGCAAATGTAAATGCGTCAGCTATCTGATTTTTATTATCAATACGTACCACACCGCGGGCGCCCATATTATCAGATGGTTTTATGACTACAGGAAATCCCAACACCCTGCATGCCTTCTTTGCATCTGAAAGAGACCATACCGGGAAGAAATGAGGTGAGGGAACACCGTGTTCAAAAAACCGTGTACGCATTTTTATTTTATTGGTTGCAGCAATGGCATCTTCAAACTTTATCCCGGGGAGGTTAAGTGCATTAGCCACAGCAGCGACAGTGGCTGAAGCATCAGTACCAACCGTCAAAACGCCCGATATAGGGGTAATCTCATGTTGTTTTTTTGCTACGCGGACTGAACCTTCAATATCACGGGTACTCATGACAATAGGGATATCAGCATACTTCATTCCTAATGCATTGGGGTTATAATCAGTAACTATCACCTGCAGCCCCATTTTTTGAGCTGTCTGTATAACAGGAACCTGTAAAAGGCCTCCGCCAATTACCAGTATGGTCTTTTTCATGGAATCCCCCAATATTATGTCACATTAGCAGTACATGTCCAATACAGCAACAATTTTGCTATTATAATTATTGGCTTTTTTAGATTAAAACTTAAATGTAATTTTTAGTTGCATTTCTTTGGCATTTTTCAATAGTATATAGTACTGTTACTTGTTATACTTTAGTAAAGTAAGGAAAGGTTTATGTACAAAAAAATAATTACTGTGTTATTTTGCATTTGTGTGACAGCTCTGTATGCTCAGGATCCTGAAGAATTAACCAGAGAAGGGGTTGAATTAGGCAGAAAGCAGAAATATGATGAATCATTGCAGAAACTGGACGAATCAATGAAATTATATAATGTCCGCTCAGCCAAGACATTGCATAACATGGGTTATGTATATGAACTCAAAGGAGAAATTGATAAAGCAATCCCTGCATATGAAGAGGCGGTACGGCGCAATCCTATACAAATTCCATCTCTGGAGAGATTAGGGTATTTATATTATAAAACAGGTTTATTTGATAAAGCAGTGGCAACGGGAGAGCAGGTGTTGAAACTTGATCCCAAAAATCAGGAAGTTATAAAGTGGTTACCTGATGCATATAAACAAAAACTGATAGCTCAAGCACAAAAGCAAATGGAAGAACAAGCTGCAAAAGAAGAAAAGAAGATTGCAAAAGAAGAGGTTGTTGAAGAAGAAAAACCACAGGA from the Spirochaetota bacterium genome contains:
- a CDS encoding alpha/beta fold hydrolase, whose amino-acid sequence is MSYRTITIPYKDPLDATVYPCAQSVGTIVYSHGLFSSKDAYKINQIAPSLHDSGYTVISFSYGYTRHYTTVNPLTIALPQCADELNAVLEYAANTYNPNLHIIGSSMGGAIALYYAATVPYIFSIKSMSLIATPVHLNHLVRAIVPQGISGDYVTVGEYTIDAQSLQQMSTTELVKLIPRVDIPVCIIHGQNDDVVPVTHAHDIQKNLCVPHTMHIIPDGDHTLTSQKHVELILQYIVSWLKLHP
- a CDS encoding alpha-hydroxy-acid oxidizing protein, which encodes MKKTILVIGGGLLQVPVIQTAQKMGLQVIVTDYNPNALGMKYADIPIVMSTRDIEGSVRVAKKQHEITPISGVLTVGTDASATVAAVANALNLPGIKFEDAIAATNKIKMRTRFFEHGVPSPHFFPVWSLSDAKKACRVLGFPVVIKPSDNMGARGVVRIDNKNQIADAFTFAKSASPSGELIIEEFMEGHELSIDAVVFNGEVTFTGIADRIIEYPPHFVETGHTMPSQLPKEVQDSACEVMKAGIKALGIHLGCAKGDIKITKDGPKIGELAARLSGGFMSAYTYPLSTGVNLMRAAIEVALGQEPGNLEPLYNRVSIERAIITRPGIVKKICGVEEALKIPGIAEIFINVKPGDKVKKPTSNVEKAGHIIAVADTLEEAEEAVRKCKEMIKIEICDESELSMDTINISARERLRKVCYVCKQCNGKDCASGVPGMGGAGNGASFKRNSEALLNYKINTRVIHDVTNPDTSTSLFGINLSFPVMAAPITGAVTNLGGAIDELDYNIAVVKGCMDAGTIAFLGDGADPEKYKIAMEALTQFGGMGIPIFKPRANNDEIIKRIQAAEAAGAVAVGMDIDAIVFKTMELKHQAVKPKSLSELKSIISSTHLPFILKGIMNPRDAAIAVEAGAHAIVVSNHGGRVLDEMVGTMDVLEDIVREVQGHIHILIDGGFRTGVDILKALALGAEYVLIGRPIAIAAVGMGSEAVAYYLKSLQAELKKAMILTGCATIDDIISDIVRKIHHNSYQPLEVR